One region of Thiomonas intermedia genomic DNA includes:
- a CDS encoding amino acid ABC transporter substrate-binding protein: MPLRTSRNILRQFATGLALSATALAAHAAAAPSEIKVGTLYASSGPFAVASQGQYEGLKFWADAINKDGGVFVKAFNKKIPVKLVAYDDQSSTSTATTLYNQLITQDKVDVLVADFGSVLTSVAVPLAAEHHMLLIDPTGSGANFFTKPTNYLADVSIPSSTVWPVPLANYIVQQKIKRVAIVYDANDFDASQATTLKDVLAKAGIKPVYDHGVPTGESNYTILLHSIAATHPDAVLEFGYAPNDIAFLKALNQSGLHFPMTFTIFPGQLMSLLTKNVGEKALAYTYTYPTPPLVKYDKVSYGMNTQQFVDAFKAAEKKDPNFLDCSGYNTGLIVQHMLDMAPKFDQLAFHQAVMDMSGKTTTLLGPFDVNANGAQLGQPFPVAQLQPKDGKLDVTVVYPQDKATGKAVYPAPKS; encoded by the coding sequence ATGCCCCTACGCACATCCCGAAACATCCTGCGTCAATTCGCCACAGGCCTGGCGCTCAGCGCCACCGCACTGGCGGCCCACGCCGCAGCGGCCCCCTCGGAAATCAAGGTCGGCACGCTCTATGCCAGCAGCGGCCCCTTCGCCGTGGCCTCGCAGGGCCAGTATGAAGGCCTGAAATTCTGGGCCGATGCCATCAACAAGGATGGCGGCGTCTTCGTCAAGGCCTTCAACAAGAAGATCCCGGTCAAGCTCGTCGCCTACGACGACCAGAGCTCCACGTCCACCGCAACCACGCTCTACAACCAGCTCATCACGCAGGACAAGGTGGATGTGCTCGTGGCCGACTTCGGCTCGGTGCTCACCTCGGTGGCCGTGCCGCTGGCGGCCGAGCACCATATGCTGCTGATCGACCCCACCGGCTCGGGCGCGAACTTCTTCACCAAGCCCACCAACTATCTGGCCGATGTGAGCATCCCGTCGAGCACGGTGTGGCCGGTGCCGCTGGCCAACTACATCGTGCAGCAGAAGATCAAGCGCGTGGCCATCGTCTATGACGCCAACGACTTCGACGCCTCGCAGGCCACCACCCTCAAGGACGTGCTGGCCAAGGCCGGCATCAAACCGGTTTACGACCACGGTGTGCCCACCGGCGAGTCGAACTACACCATCCTGCTGCACTCCATCGCGGCCACCCACCCCGATGCGGTGCTGGAGTTCGGTTATGCGCCCAATGACATCGCCTTCCTCAAGGCTCTGAATCAGAGCGGCCTGCATTTCCCGATGACCTTCACCATCTTCCCCGGCCAGCTGATGTCGCTGCTGACCAAGAACGTGGGCGAGAAGGCGCTGGCCTACACCTACACCTACCCGACGCCGCCCCTGGTGAAGTACGACAAGGTGAGCTACGGCATGAACACCCAGCAGTTCGTCGATGCCTTCAAGGCCGCCGAGAAAAAGGACCCCAACTTCCTCGACTGCTCGGGCTACAACACCGGCCTGATCGTGCAGCACATGCTCGACATGGCGCCCAAGTTCGATCAGCTGGCCTTCCATCAGGCCGTGATGGACATGTCGGGCAAGACCACCACCCTGCTCGGCCCGTTTGATGTCAACGCCAATGGCGCCCAGCTCGGCCAGCCCTTCCCGGTGGCCCAGCTTCAGCCCAAGGACGGCAAGCTCGACGTGACCGTGGTCTATCCGCAGGACAAGGCGACCGGCAAGGCCGTGTATCCGGCGCCCAAGTCGTAA
- a CDS encoding c-type cytochrome has translation MRSSLLTLAAGCALGLQAHLAFAAQATPNDPEVLRGAYLARAGDCIACHTAPKGKPFAGGLPMNLPMGIGKVYSPNITPDKRDGIGNWTFAQFDEAVRHGKSPRLGYLYPAMPYPSYAHIEPQDMRALYAYFMHGVQPVAQVNKPEDIPWPLNMRWPLAIWDWMFARAGVYKPNPQQTAQWNRGAYLVEGLGHCGACHTPRGPFLQEKTLEPGGPDGSLYLSGARIDNWYAANLRGDLSDGLGRWTPAQVVQLLKTGRTSDFTIVGSMSDVVHDSTQHLNDSDLQAVAVFLKSLAPVRPNSAINQPQTPVMTAAARAGGPLYAAHCAMCHQAQGQGLPNVFPALALNPTVNTPDPINTIRMMLHGGHTVQTQANPTPMAMPDLGATLNDQQVAEIASYVRSSWGNDAPNVSPGEVAKIRKIAAQP, from the coding sequence ATGCGTTCATCGCTCCTGACCCTGGCCGCAGGCTGCGCGCTCGGCCTGCAGGCCCATCTCGCGTTTGCCGCGCAAGCCACACCCAACGATCCCGAAGTGCTGCGCGGCGCCTATCTGGCGCGCGCCGGCGACTGCATCGCCTGCCACACCGCGCCGAAAGGCAAGCCCTTCGCCGGTGGCCTGCCGATGAATCTGCCCATGGGCATCGGCAAGGTGTATTCGCCCAACATCACCCCGGACAAGCGGGACGGCATCGGCAACTGGACCTTTGCGCAATTCGACGAGGCGGTGCGCCACGGCAAGTCTCCCAGGCTGGGTTATCTCTATCCCGCCATGCCCTACCCGTCCTATGCGCACATCGAGCCGCAGGACATGCGCGCGCTCTACGCCTACTTTATGCACGGCGTGCAGCCCGTGGCCCAAGTCAACAAGCCCGAAGACATCCCCTGGCCGCTGAACATGCGATGGCCGCTGGCGATCTGGGACTGGATGTTCGCCCGCGCCGGCGTCTACAAACCCAACCCGCAGCAGACCGCCCAGTGGAACCGTGGCGCCTACCTCGTGGAAGGACTGGGCCACTGCGGCGCCTGCCACACCCCGCGCGGCCCCTTCCTACAAGAGAAGACGCTGGAGCCCGGCGGCCCCGACGGCAGCCTCTATCTCTCCGGCGCCCGCATCGACAACTGGTACGCGGCCAATCTGCGCGGCGACCTCTCCGACGGCCTCGGCCGCTGGACCCCGGCCCAGGTGGTGCAGCTGCTCAAGACCGGGCGCACCAGCGACTTCACCATCGTCGGCAGCATGAGCGATGTGGTGCACGACAGCACGCAGCACCTCAACGACAGCGATCTGCAGGCGGTGGCCGTGTTCCTCAAGTCGCTTGCGCCGGTGCGCCCGAACTCGGCCATCAACCAGCCGCAGACGCCGGTGATGACCGCTGCTGCCCGGGCCGGTGGTCCGCTCTACGCGGCGCATTGCGCCATGTGCCACCAGGCGCAGGGCCAGGGCCTGCCCAACGTCTTCCCCGCGCTGGCGCTCAACCCCACGGTCAACACGCCCGATCCGATCAACACCATCCGCATGATGCTGCACGGCGGCCACACGGTGCAGACCCAGGCCAACCCCACGCCCATGGCCATGCCCGATCTGGGCGCCACGCTCAACGATCAGCAGGTGGCCGAAATCGCCAGCTATGTGCGCAGCAGTTGGGGCAACGACGCGCCGAACGTCAGCCCCGGCGAGGTCGCCAAGATCCGCAAGATCGCGGCCCAACCGTAA
- a CDS encoding ABC transporter ATP-binding protein: MSSNQPILQLQGVNKRFGGHVVLNAVSFSLAPGEIVGLVGPNGSGKTTTINVISGLYRADSGSILFDGKPVNQVPMHQLAKLGINRTFQVPKTFRDMTVRENIEVAAHFGHADQRVDVDAILRDIDLQAQADKPAGALTVNQQKLLDLGRALATGPKLLLVDEIGAGLNPAELGGIAELLRKLSQRGIALIVVEHLMAFLGSITSRVIVLGAGRMLFEGSLDAASRHPEVVAAFFGEAA, from the coding sequence GTGTCTTCTAACCAACCCATCCTCCAGCTCCAGGGCGTGAACAAGCGCTTCGGCGGGCATGTGGTGCTCAACGCCGTGAGCTTCAGTCTGGCGCCCGGCGAGATCGTCGGTCTGGTCGGCCCCAACGGCTCGGGCAAGACCACGACCATCAACGTCATTTCAGGTCTGTACCGCGCCGACAGCGGCAGCATTCTGTTCGACGGCAAACCCGTGAACCAGGTGCCCATGCATCAGCTGGCCAAGCTCGGCATCAACCGCACCTTCCAGGTGCCCAAGACCTTTCGCGACATGACGGTGCGCGAGAACATCGAGGTCGCCGCGCATTTCGGCCACGCCGACCAGCGCGTGGATGTGGACGCGATCCTCCGCGACATCGATCTGCAGGCGCAGGCCGACAAGCCGGCCGGCGCCCTCACGGTGAACCAGCAAAAGCTGCTCGACCTCGGCCGCGCGCTGGCCACCGGGCCGAAGCTGCTGCTGGTCGACGAGATCGGCGCGGGCCTGAACCCGGCCGAGCTCGGCGGCATTGCCGAGTTGTTGCGCAAGCTGTCGCAGCGCGGCATCGCCCTCATCGTGGTGGAGCATCTGATGGCCTTTCTGGGCAGCATCACCTCGCGGGTCATCGTGCTCGGTGCCGGGCGCATGTTGTTCGAGGGTTCACTCGACGCCGCCTCTCGCCATCCCGAGGTCGTGGCCGCCTTTTTTGGGGAGGCCGCATGA
- a CDS encoding cupin-like domain-containing protein, producing the protein MSVNAQPCPGPQPDALVRVDEGAIWRADGKPFDPLQVAHTRHALSAHPLLQLPRLRRLALSLAGTSHVKYALPNRKAGSAFHTFSESEAKMSIASTFDHIEEAGNWVALYFLEDEPEYGALLRDTLDGMKAQIEPRDPGMHGYSLFMFIASPPTVTPFHIDRENNFNVQVMGRKHLRVWQAHDRVAVPDAAIEDYFVHDTLRSLHYHEELDARALDFDIGPGEGVYIPSTAGHYVTTEEGAWALPGGRVSVSLAMTYFTTQTARRARVHLLNAFLRDRFAAAPMPPGKSGLVDHLKQPLAKILIESRMRLYGQAAPRGMSGH; encoded by the coding sequence ATGAGTGTGAACGCACAGCCCTGTCCCGGCCCGCAGCCTGACGCGCTCGTGCGTGTCGATGAGGGGGCGATCTGGCGAGCCGACGGCAAGCCGTTCGATCCACTTCAGGTGGCGCATACGCGCCACGCCCTGAGCGCGCATCCCCTGCTGCAACTGCCGCGCCTGCGCAGACTGGCCCTGTCCCTGGCCGGTACCTCGCATGTGAAATACGCCTTGCCCAATCGCAAGGCAGGCTCGGCGTTTCACACCTTTTCCGAGAGCGAAGCCAAGATGAGCATCGCCTCGACTTTTGATCACATCGAGGAAGCAGGCAACTGGGTGGCCCTCTACTTCCTGGAGGATGAACCCGAATATGGCGCGCTGCTGCGCGATACGCTCGATGGAATGAAAGCGCAAATCGAGCCGCGCGACCCGGGCATGCATGGCTATAGCCTGTTCATGTTCATCGCGTCTCCGCCCACGGTCACGCCTTTCCACATCGACCGAGAGAACAATTTCAATGTGCAGGTGATGGGCCGCAAGCATCTTCGCGTCTGGCAGGCGCATGACCGTGTGGCCGTGCCCGATGCCGCGATCGAGGACTATTTCGTTCACGACACGCTGAGGTCCTTGCACTACCACGAGGAACTCGATGCACGGGCGCTCGATTTCGACATAGGTCCTGGAGAGGGCGTCTACATCCCGAGCACCGCCGGACACTACGTGACGACGGAGGAAGGCGCCTGGGCGCTGCCCGGCGGCCGGGTGTCGGTGAGCCTGGCCATGACCTACTTCACAACGCAAACGGCGCGCCGCGCGCGCGTCCATCTGCTCAACGCCTTCCTGCGAGATCGCTTCGCCGCCGCGCCGATGCCGCCGGGGAAGTCGGGACTGGTCGATCACCTCAAGCAGCCACTGGCCAAGATATTGATCGAGTCGCGCATGCGGCTTTATGGGCAAGCCGCGCCGCGCGGCATGTCGGGGCATTGA
- a CDS encoding sensor domain-containing diguanylate cyclase translates to MSQPAEISTAPQAIAAARVRLLLGTVPVSAATNASVALIATSLLHGSMPSGGFHAWGAGMIGLQLLRLVVWAAWRRQPTEPLAQAPLSGRLRVLRGGYWLTGICWGLIPMMLFPEDTLAQSFVAFFLAGVSGAAVAGLAFDAWASGLFVVSVIAPLALRLALAHSPLALAMAAMVGLYLLYLGVAIRRGQIQFLQLLDWRTRADGARARTARQAQLNALLAEINQLGAGATDTATLYATICRVAGQSGMAPLSFVQRDTTDGRFEVVAQSAALPEGALNTPHLDLAWRQNRPEFLGDGQSLDACLPLHARGAVCAVLRVVCPNASEMDDILREWLLNLAASIDRGLQAIGQRERIDRLQKLYRALISEGEVVLQSRSAEEMLQHTCDTLATDTQFHAAWLARPDESGAFRVLARAGAGAEQLDHFRVHLDDANRVPLVLRVWDTQTLQVCNDLLHDPDMRPWQASLSRYRWHAALAAPVRRGGALWGVLVFTSPQPQTFDDQTVALCEQVAALLGYGLDELDLKERLGHLQRIEAHRARHDTLTGLPNRYALEQYLPEVIARARRHGSVFALGMIDLDGFKRVNDTWGHSAGDRVLRELTRRLQSVQRQTDFLVRLGGDEFIVVMEDLNPLEIQSGFANSVQRLRQAVASPFEVAPNVQLPMEMSIGISAYPLDAQDAEGLMRLADKAMYAAKTQSKSGVESLV, encoded by the coding sequence ATGTCGCAACCAGCCGAGATCAGCACCGCACCGCAAGCCATCGCGGCGGCGCGTGTGCGTCTGCTGCTGGGCACGGTGCCCGTGTCGGCCGCGACCAACGCCTCGGTGGCACTCATCGCCACCAGCCTGCTGCACGGCAGCATGCCGAGCGGGGGGTTTCACGCATGGGGCGCCGGCATGATCGGGCTGCAGCTTCTGCGCCTGGTGGTCTGGGCGGCCTGGCGCCGCCAGCCGACCGAGCCGTTGGCGCAAGCGCCGCTGAGCGGGCGGCTGCGCGTGCTGCGCGGGGGATACTGGCTGACGGGCATCTGCTGGGGACTCATCCCGATGATGCTGTTCCCCGAGGACACGCTCGCCCAATCGTTCGTCGCCTTCTTTCTGGCTGGCGTCAGCGGGGCCGCCGTCGCGGGCCTGGCCTTCGATGCCTGGGCTTCCGGGCTGTTCGTCGTCTCGGTCATTGCCCCGCTGGCGCTGCGGCTGGCACTGGCGCACTCGCCGCTGGCGCTGGCCATGGCGGCGATGGTGGGGCTCTACCTGCTCTATCTGGGCGTCGCCATCCGCCGTGGGCAGATCCAGTTTCTGCAGTTGCTCGACTGGCGCACCCGGGCCGATGGGGCGCGGGCGCGCACGGCTCGTCAGGCCCAGCTCAACGCCCTGCTCGCCGAGATCAATCAGCTCGGCGCCGGTGCCACCGACACGGCCACGCTGTATGCCACCATCTGCCGCGTTGCGGGCCAGAGCGGCATGGCTCCGCTGAGCTTCGTGCAGCGGGACACGACCGATGGCCGCTTTGAAGTCGTTGCGCAATCCGCCGCCCTGCCGGAGGGCGCGCTGAACACGCCGCACCTGGATCTCGCCTGGCGCCAGAACCGGCCCGAGTTCCTCGGCGATGGCCAGAGCCTGGACGCTTGCCTTCCCTTGCACGCGCGCGGCGCGGTCTGTGCCGTGCTGCGCGTGGTCTGCCCCAACGCCTCGGAGATGGACGACATCCTGCGCGAATGGCTGCTGAATCTCGCCGCCAGCATCGACCGGGGTTTGCAGGCCATCGGGCAGCGCGAGCGCATCGACCGGCTGCAAAAACTCTACCGCGCCCTGATCAGCGAGGGCGAAGTGGTGCTGCAGTCCCGCAGCGCCGAAGAGATGTTGCAGCACACCTGCGACACCCTGGCCACCGACACGCAGTTCCATGCGGCCTGGCTGGCCCGGCCGGACGAAAGCGGCGCGTTCCGCGTCCTGGCTCGCGCCGGGGCGGGTGCCGAGCAGCTCGATCATTTCCGCGTGCACCTCGACGACGCCAATCGGGTGCCCCTGGTGCTGCGCGTGTGGGACACGCAGACGCTGCAGGTCTGCAATGATCTGCTGCACGATCCCGATATGCGGCCCTGGCAGGCCTCGCTGTCGCGCTACCGCTGGCATGCGGCCCTGGCCGCCCCAGTGCGGCGCGGAGGTGCGCTCTGGGGCGTGCTCGTGTTCACTTCGCCTCAACCCCAGACCTTCGACGATCAGACCGTCGCTCTGTGCGAGCAGGTCGCCGCCCTGCTGGGCTACGGGCTCGACGAGCTCGACCTGAAAGAGCGCCTGGGCCATCTGCAGCGCATCGAAGCCCACCGTGCACGTCACGACACGCTTACTGGCCTGCCCAATCGCTATGCCCTGGAGCAATACCTTCCTGAAGTCATTGCCCGCGCGCGTCGGCACGGCAGCGTGTTCGCCCTCGGCATGATCGACCTCGACGGCTTCAAACGCGTCAACGACACCTGGGGCCACAGCGCAGGCGACCGCGTACTGCGCGAACTCACCCGCCGCCTGCAGAGCGTGCAGCGCCAGACCGACTTCCTCGTCCGCCTGGGCGGCGACGAGTTCATCGTCGTGATGGAAGACCTCAATCCGCTCGAAATCCAGAGCGGCTTCGCCAACAGCGTGCAGCGGTTGCGCCAGGCCGTGGCCTCGCCTTTCGAGGTTGCCCCGAATGTGCAACTGCCCATGGAGATGAGCATCGGCATTTCCGCCTACCCCCTTGATGCGCAAGACGCCGAAGGCCTCATGCGGCTGGCTGACAAGGCGATGTACGCGGCCAAGACGCAGAGCAAATCAGGGGTCGAATCCCTCGTCTGA
- the upp gene encoding uracil phosphoribosyltransferase, with protein sequence MNDSQVHVVQHPLVQHKLTLARSQDTTTDNFRRLVREIAAMLAYEATRDLPTELVEVTTPVAQCRMPILAGKKLCLVSILRAGNGMLDGMIDLLPNARVGHIGLYRDPATLEPVEYYFKVPEDMAERMVIVVDPMLATGNSAAAALTHLKRAGATSLKLVNLLAAPEGVRTVRAAHPDVPITLAAIDERLNDHGYIVPGLGDAGDRIFGTK encoded by the coding sequence ATGAACGATTCCCAGGTTCACGTCGTCCAGCACCCGCTGGTGCAGCACAAGCTCACGCTGGCCCGCAGCCAGGACACGACCACCGACAACTTCCGCCGCCTGGTGCGCGAGATCGCCGCCATGCTCGCGTATGAAGCCACCCGCGACCTGCCCACGGAGCTTGTCGAGGTGACCACGCCGGTGGCGCAGTGCCGCATGCCCATCCTCGCGGGCAAGAAGCTGTGCCTCGTGTCCATCCTGCGGGCGGGCAACGGCATGCTCGATGGCATGATCGACCTGCTGCCCAACGCCCGCGTCGGCCACATCGGCCTCTACCGCGATCCGGCCACCCTGGAGCCGGTGGAGTACTACTTCAAGGTGCCCGAGGACATGGCCGAACGCATGGTCATCGTGGTCGATCCCATGCTGGCCACCGGCAACTCGGCCGCCGCCGCGCTCACCCACCTCAAGCGCGCCGGCGCGACCTCGCTCAAGCTGGTGAACCTGCTGGCCGCGCCCGAAGGCGTGCGCACCGTGCGCGCGGCCCACCCGGACGTGCCCATCACCCTGGCCGCCATCGACGAGCGGCTCAACGATCACGGCTACATCGTGCCGGGCCTGGGCGACGCGGGCGACCGCATTTTCGGCACCAAGTAA
- a CDS encoding diguanylate cyclase: MPQPAPQREAAQQNAYRRIYPLRVIGMGLGGLSIAAVLIEQQAAPWRWSLMIASCLLWPQIALLRARLSTDAYRAEKHNLLIDSAIAGMWVPLMHFNLLPSVVLVTVTTFDKLSSGMRRLWLASLPGLFGTAALVALVLRPPLELQSSLLVIVCTLPLLIVHTLSSSIASYRLIRTVSRQNKQLELLRRTDAQTGLYAREHWQQQADAALQRFHATGQPACLLMIDVDHFKRVNDTYGHTAGDEVIRAVGQLIRDCIRAEDSAGRYGGDEFAVLCHHIDMADARHIAERIRTQLLTLRLPDHPALRLSSSIGLAEAEASYANLQSWMAAADAALYAAKHQGRNQVVNLPLAAAPLC, translated from the coding sequence ATGCCCCAACCCGCGCCACAGAGAGAAGCCGCCCAGCAAAACGCCTACCGCCGCATCTACCCCCTTCGGGTGATCGGCATGGGACTCGGGGGGCTGTCGATCGCGGCCGTGCTGATCGAGCAGCAGGCCGCCCCGTGGCGCTGGTCGCTGATGATCGCAAGCTGCCTGCTTTGGCCGCAGATCGCCCTGCTTCGGGCTCGTCTGAGTACCGACGCCTACCGCGCCGAAAAACACAACCTGCTGATCGATTCGGCCATCGCCGGGATGTGGGTGCCCTTGATGCACTTCAACCTGCTGCCCAGCGTGGTCCTGGTGACGGTGACCACCTTCGACAAGCTCAGCAGCGGCATGCGACGGCTGTGGCTGGCTTCGCTGCCCGGGCTGTTCGGCACCGCCGCGCTCGTGGCCCTGGTCCTGCGTCCGCCGCTGGAACTGCAGAGTTCGCTGCTGGTGATCGTGTGTACCCTGCCCCTGCTGATCGTGCATACGCTGTCGAGCAGCATCGCCAGCTACCGCCTGATCCGCACCGTGTCGCGGCAGAACAAGCAGCTCGAACTGCTGCGCCGCACCGACGCCCAGACGGGGCTGTACGCCCGTGAACACTGGCAGCAGCAGGCCGACGCGGCGCTGCAGCGGTTTCATGCCACCGGCCAGCCCGCCTGTCTGTTGATGATCGACGTGGATCACTTCAAACGCGTGAACGACACCTACGGCCATACCGCTGGCGACGAGGTCATCCGCGCCGTGGGGCAGCTCATCCGCGATTGCATCCGCGCCGAAGACAGCGCGGGCCGCTACGGCGGCGACGAATTCGCCGTCCTGTGCCACCACATCGACATGGCCGACGCGCGACACATCGCCGAGCGCATCCGCACCCAGCTGCTGACGCTGCGGCTGCCGGATCACCCGGCCTTGCGCCTGAGCAGCAGCATCGGCCTGGCCGAGGCCGAGGCCAGCTACGCCAACCTCCAGTCGTGGATGGCCGCAGCCGATGCTGCGCTCTACGCGGCCAAGCATCAGGGCCGCAACCAGGTGGTGAACCTGCCGCTGGCGGCCGCGCCGCTCTGTTGA
- a CDS encoding ABC transporter ATP-binding protein — MSDAKTARRDDALLSVRDVQTGYGALQVLWGVDLDVMPGETVLLLGANSAGKSTLLRTLIGLLPCWRGDITLAGERLDALAPDQRIRRGMAYMSELGVFPTLSIDENIALGGYFLSDAQVRKRKDQLFALFPDLAAKRRDAAGTLSGGQRKMLGIAKVLISEPQLLLMDEPSSGLAPVFVKQVIEVLKTSIGAGTALLIAEQNVAFLELADRGYLIDHGKVRLSGTRAELEASDAVRETYFGL, encoded by the coding sequence GTGAGCGACGCCAAGACCGCGCGCCGCGACGACGCCCTGCTGTCGGTACGCGATGTGCAGACCGGCTACGGCGCGCTGCAAGTGCTCTGGGGCGTGGACCTCGACGTGATGCCCGGCGAGACCGTGCTGCTGCTCGGCGCCAACAGTGCGGGCAAGTCCACCTTGCTGCGCACCCTCATCGGCCTGCTGCCCTGCTGGCGCGGCGACATCACCTTAGCCGGTGAACGTCTCGACGCCCTCGCCCCGGATCAGCGTATCCGCCGCGGCATGGCCTATATGTCGGAGCTGGGCGTGTTCCCGACCCTGTCCATCGACGAAAACATCGCCCTGGGCGGCTACTTCCTCAGCGACGCGCAGGTGCGCAAGCGCAAGGACCAGCTGTTCGCGCTGTTTCCCGATCTTGCCGCCAAGCGGCGCGACGCCGCGGGCACGCTCTCGGGCGGACAGCGCAAGATGCTGGGCATCGCCAAGGTGCTGATTTCCGAGCCCCAGCTGCTGCTGATGGACGAGCCGTCCTCGGGCCTGGCGCCGGTGTTCGTGAAGCAGGTCATCGAGGTGCTGAAGACCAGCATCGGCGCCGGCACGGCCCTGCTCATCGCCGAGCAGAACGTGGCCTTCCTCGAACTGGCCGACCGCGGCTATCTGATCGATCATGGCAAGGTGCGCCTCTCGGGCACCCGCGCCGAACTCGAAGCCAGCGACGCGGTCCGCGAAACCTATTTCGGGTTGTAG
- a CDS encoding branched-chain amino acid ABC transporter permease produces MSELSLVQRWRPGLIVLVLLIAVFLLLPHVYGNESLLFTLMTFIVLAQGLNLLYGFTGYLPFGYVGFFGCGAYATSLLVLHSGLPVLLCVVGGGLAAVVMGLILGPLLRLSGAYFSIASLAASQILYFVVSNTNLADITGGPYGLKIEQVYAPTASYNTMLGVLVLATALAAWFRRSAFGMGLRAMKQDPVSAAMAGINIVRARLITWLISAGVAGLAGGVYAWNLSVFYPEAVFTLQISVFAIVFSLFGGVGTVIGPIIGASVLYSLYSAIGISTPQYFQLIYGLLIVLLVLFMPGGVLSLFARRGVRVF; encoded by the coding sequence GTGTCTGAACTCTCTCTCGTCCAGCGCTGGCGTCCGGGGCTCATCGTCCTGGTGCTGCTGATCGCGGTGTTCCTGCTGCTTCCGCATGTCTACGGCAACGAGTCGCTGCTGTTCACCTTGATGACCTTCATCGTGCTCGCGCAGGGCCTCAACCTGCTGTACGGCTTCACCGGCTACCTGCCCTTCGGCTATGTGGGCTTCTTCGGCTGCGGCGCCTATGCCACCTCGCTGCTGGTGCTGCACAGCGGTCTGCCGGTGCTGCTCTGCGTGGTCGGGGGCGGACTCGCCGCCGTGGTGATGGGCCTGATCCTCGGGCCGCTGCTGCGGCTGTCCGGCGCCTATTTTTCCATCGCCAGCCTGGCGGCGTCGCAGATTCTGTATTTCGTGGTTTCCAACACCAATCTGGCCGACATCACCGGCGGCCCTTACGGCTTGAAGATCGAGCAGGTCTACGCCCCGACGGCAAGCTACAACACCATGCTCGGGGTGCTGGTGCTGGCCACCGCGCTGGCCGCCTGGTTCCGGCGCTCGGCCTTCGGCATGGGCCTGCGGGCCATGAAGCAGGATCCGGTCAGCGCCGCCATGGCCGGCATCAACATCGTGCGCGCCCGCCTCATCACCTGGCTGATCTCGGCCGGCGTGGCCGGGCTGGCTGGCGGCGTCTATGCGTGGAACCTGTCGGTGTTCTATCCCGAGGCGGTGTTCACCCTGCAGATCTCGGTGTTCGCCATCGTGTTTTCGCTCTTCGGCGGCGTGGGCACGGTCATCGGTCCCATCATCGGTGCGAGCGTGCTGTACAGCCTGTACTCGGCCATCGGCATTTCGACGCCGCAATACTTCCAGCTCATCTACGGCCTGCTCATCGTGTTGCTGGTGCTGTTCATGCCTGGCGGCGTGCTGTCGCTGTTTGCGCGCAGAGGTGTCCGTGTCTTCTAA
- a CDS encoding branched-chain amino acid ABC transporter permease, which produces MELLEYAIIGGILYGIYFSLIGIGLNLIFGVMRIINLAHGQFIVLGGYAAWVVSRHFGFNPLWGVPLTIVAAVIIGYPLYYAVVPRLQRSQDPEMLSFILFFGIGQMLEALTLLGFGADQRSLPSEALGSGNIGVFGQAFPDSWWWAAGFSIAAIVALWLYFTRTRLGYATRAIMANRDEALATGISVNKVSALAFVAGLALAGIAGVFLPYLLGSVSPDQGSELTTTSFAIVIIGSLGNPLGTVIGGLVFGLGTMLMQTYYSSWSNLVPYVLLLVIVLIRPTGLLGKAVRSV; this is translated from the coding sequence ATGGAACTGCTGGAATACGCCATCATCGGCGGCATTCTGTATGGCATCTATTTCAGCCTGATCGGCATCGGGCTGAATCTCATCTTCGGGGTCATGCGCATCATCAATCTGGCGCATGGACAGTTCATCGTGCTGGGCGGCTATGCCGCCTGGGTGGTGTCGCGCCACTTCGGGTTCAACCCGCTGTGGGGCGTGCCCCTCACCATCGTGGCGGCCGTGATCATCGGCTATCCGCTGTACTACGCGGTGGTGCCTCGGCTGCAGCGTTCGCAAGACCCTGAGATGCTGTCGTTCATCCTGTTCTTCGGCATCGGGCAGATGCTGGAGGCATTGACGCTGCTGGGCTTCGGCGCCGATCAGCGTTCGCTGCCCAGCGAGGCCCTGGGATCGGGCAATATCGGCGTGTTCGGCCAGGCATTCCCGGACAGCTGGTGGTGGGCCGCGGGCTTCAGCATCGCCGCCATCGTCGCACTCTGGCTGTACTTCACCCGCACCAGACTGGGCTACGCGACCCGCGCCATCATGGCCAACCGCGACGAGGCGCTGGCCACCGGCATCAGCGTCAACAAGGTGTCGGCGCTGGCCTTCGTGGCCGGTCTGGCGCTGGCGGGCATTGCCGGCGTATTCCTGCCTTATCTGCTGGGCTCGGTCTCGCCCGATCAGGGCAGCGAACTCACCACGACGTCGTTCGCCATCGTCATCATCGGTTCGCTGGGCAACCCGCTGGGCACGGTGATCGGCGGCCTGGTGTTCGGGCTGGGCACCATGCTCATGCAGACCTATTACTCCTCCTGGTCCAACCTCGTGCCCTACGTGCTCTTGCTGGTGATCGTGCTCATCCGCCCCACGGGTCTGCTCGGAAAGGCGGTGCGCAGTGTCTGA